The Leucobacter chromiiresistens genome window below encodes:
- a CDS encoding ABC transporter ATP-binding protein, with amino-acid sequence MQTTPGAREMVALVADLSKQYGAGEQRVRALDDVSIGIARGQFTAIMGPSGSGKSTLMHVMAGLDTPTSGRVWLGSDEITGLGDAALTRLRRRRIGFVFQSFNLVPTLDVRGNILLPFHLDGVKPDRETLARIDALLGSLGLADRASHRPHELSGGQQQRVAIARALATQPDIIFADEPTGALDTRTGREVLGLLRSAVAQSEQSIAMVTHDPIAASHADRILFLADGRIVADRGAMSPEQISETMLGLERGAVAGGGSRA; translated from the coding sequence ATGCAGACAACACCTGGCGCAAGAGAAATGGTCGCGCTCGTCGCCGACCTCAGCAAGCAGTACGGCGCGGGCGAGCAGCGGGTGCGCGCCCTCGACGACGTGTCGATCGGGATCGCGCGCGGCCAGTTCACCGCGATCATGGGGCCGTCGGGATCGGGCAAATCCACGCTCATGCACGTGATGGCCGGCCTCGACACCCCCACCAGCGGGCGGGTGTGGCTCGGCAGCGATGAGATCACCGGGCTCGGCGACGCCGCCCTCACCCGCCTGCGCCGCCGCAGGATCGGCTTCGTCTTCCAGTCGTTCAACCTCGTGCCCACCCTCGACGTGCGGGGCAACATCCTGCTGCCCTTCCACCTCGACGGGGTGAAGCCCGACCGCGAGACCCTCGCGCGCATCGACGCGCTCCTCGGATCCCTCGGGCTCGCCGATCGCGCCTCGCACCGACCGCACGAGCTCTCGGGCGGCCAGCAGCAGCGCGTGGCGATCGCACGGGCGCTCGCCACGCAGCCCGACATCATCTTCGCCGACGAGCCCACCGGCGCGCTCGACACGCGCACCGGCCGCGAGGTGCTCGGCCTGCTGCGATCCGCGGTCGCGCAGTCGGAGCAGAGCATCGCGATGGTGACCCACGACCCCATCGCCGCGAGCCACGCCGATCGCATCCTCTTCCTCGCCGACGGCCGCATCGTCGCGGATCGGGGCGCGATGTCGCCCGAGCAGATCTCCGAGACGATGCTGGGCCTCGAGCGGGGCGCCGTCGCGGGCGGCGGGAGCCGCGCATGA
- a CDS encoding ABC transporter permease — translation MSAIAGATGKVREHVATIVVAALGTLFAVTLILGTGILTAALDPALIEESGTFRLMLLMVSVIFIIIALYVGAIVTANTFATVIAGRTRTIALLRLVGATARSVRSRVAAEGLLMGAAGAVAGWVLAEALALAITRLGPALGWLPEGRDYPLFDPLTLVAVAVVALTTWAAAWAGSRRVAGVSPIAATGAAVEMRPEAARRRSGRSVWAVILMVSGCALIALGLVLGFLTPIALFVAFLGGLASFTGIAIGAHLIMPPVLRLAGRVIGRGPTGALAAANAVRYPERSARSTIGLVIGVTLVTLFAVALDSYRSMTLLAFELDPDMASALDQTLSITTGIFTGLVGFSAVIAAVGLVNTLSLGVLQRTRELGLLRTLGFTGAQVRRMFVAESAQMTLAALGLGLVLGIGYGWLAAQTLLGSQVGLAAPTIPWPVLAGVVVFGAVLAVGAAAVPARRAIRLSPVAALAAD, via the coding sequence ATGAGCGCGATCGCGGGGGCCACGGGCAAGGTGCGCGAGCACGTCGCGACGATCGTCGTGGCAGCGCTCGGCACGCTGTTCGCCGTCACCCTGATCCTCGGCACCGGCATTCTGACCGCCGCCCTCGACCCGGCGCTCATCGAGGAGTCGGGCACCTTCCGGCTCATGCTCCTCATGGTGAGCGTCATCTTCATCATCATCGCGCTGTACGTCGGCGCGATCGTCACCGCGAACACCTTCGCGACGGTGATCGCCGGCCGCACCCGCACGATCGCGCTGCTCCGGCTCGTCGGCGCCACCGCCCGCTCGGTGCGCAGCCGCGTCGCCGCCGAGGGGCTGCTGATGGGCGCCGCCGGCGCCGTCGCGGGGTGGGTGCTCGCCGAGGCGCTCGCGCTCGCCATCACCAGGCTCGGCCCCGCACTGGGCTGGCTGCCCGAGGGCCGCGACTACCCCCTGTTCGACCCCCTGACGCTGGTCGCGGTCGCGGTCGTCGCGCTGACGACGTGGGCGGCGGCGTGGGCGGGATCCCGCCGCGTCGCAGGTGTCTCGCCCATCGCGGCGACCGGCGCCGCCGTCGAGATGCGGCCCGAGGCGGCCCGCCGCCGCTCGGGGCGCTCGGTCTGGGCCGTGATCCTCATGGTGTCGGGCTGCGCGCTGATCGCGCTCGGGCTCGTGCTCGGCTTCCTCACCCCGATCGCGCTCTTCGTCGCCTTCCTCGGCGGGCTGGCCTCGTTCACCGGCATCGCGATCGGCGCGCACCTCATCATGCCGCCGGTGCTGCGGCTCGCGGGCCGCGTCATCGGGCGCGGGCCGACCGGAGCGCTCGCCGCGGCGAACGCGGTGCGCTACCCCGAGCGCAGCGCGCGCTCCACGATCGGCCTCGTCATCGGCGTCACGCTGGTCACCCTCTTCGCCGTGGCCCTCGACAGCTACCGCTCGATGACGCTGCTCGCCTTCGAGCTCGACCCCGACATGGCGAGCGCCCTCGATCAGACGCTCAGCATCACGACGGGCATCTTCACCGGTCTCGTCGGGTTCTCCGCGGTCATCGCGGCCGTGGGTCTCGTGAACACGCTCTCGCTGGGCGTGCTGCAGCGCACGCGCGAGCTCGGCCTGCTGCGCACGCTCGGATTCACGGGAGCGCAGGTGCGCCGCATGTTCGTCGCCGAGAGCGCGCAGATGACGCTCGCCGCCCTCGGCCTCGGCCTCGTGCTCGGCATCGGCTACGGCTGGCTGGCGGCTCAGACGCTCCTCGGGTCGCAGGTCGGGCTCGCCGCGCCCACCATTCCGTGGCCGGTGCTGGCGGGCGTCGTGGTGTTCGGGGCGGTGCTCGCCGTGGGGGCCGCCGCCGTGCCCGCGCGGCGCGCGATCCGCCTCTCGCCCGTAGCTGCGCTGGCAGCGGATTGA
- a CDS encoding leucyl aminopeptidase family protein, with the protein MSVVIDPAFDPVPSLAEQVSVRVVTGAEPEPGTAVARFVTSEGELPEGLGDTTREALAAAGFTGAKHQTLALPGARLQVLVGTGDGIGSTAQLRDAVAAFTRAAREVADLAVDLREAVAGAERISAADAALAATEGAILARYRYDALKGEPNTVALASLALAADEADVEAARTGVERGLILARSASVARDLANTPPRHLSAEKFAEVVERLAPEFGLETEVFDRAQLIELGAGGLLGVNAGSVEEPRMIKISYRPADPEGHLALIGKGIMYDSGGISLKPSNAMHAAMKFDMMGAGSVFSSMIALRDLGVQTAVTGWLMCTDNMPSGSATKLGDVLTIRGGKTVEVKNTDAEGRLVMADGLVLATEDRTIDERRPDAIVDIATLTGAAMAALGTRTAAMLANDDDVAAQLQAAADATDENIWRFPLDHRYREQLKSNVADLSNIGGQYAGVILAGLFLNEFVDGTPWGHLDIAGTMQSESDDLWRSVGSTGFGARLLAEYAAHFTPSAADREGA; encoded by the coding sequence ATGAGCGTTGTGATTGACCCTGCATTCGACCCCGTCCCCTCCCTCGCCGAACAGGTCTCGGTTCGTGTCGTCACCGGTGCCGAGCCCGAGCCCGGCACCGCGGTGGCCCGCTTCGTGACGAGCGAGGGCGAGCTGCCCGAGGGGCTCGGCGACACCACCCGCGAGGCGCTCGCGGCGGCGGGCTTCACCGGGGCGAAGCACCAGACGCTGGCGCTGCCCGGCGCGCGCCTGCAGGTGCTCGTCGGCACCGGCGACGGCATCGGGTCGACGGCGCAGCTGCGCGACGCAGTGGCCGCCTTCACCCGCGCGGCCCGGGAGGTCGCCGACCTCGCCGTCGATCTGCGCGAAGCGGTCGCGGGCGCGGAGCGGATCAGCGCCGCGGACGCGGCGCTCGCGGCGACCGAGGGCGCGATCCTCGCCCGCTACCGCTACGACGCGCTGAAGGGCGAGCCGAACACCGTCGCACTCGCGTCGCTCGCGCTCGCCGCAGACGAAGCCGACGTCGAGGCGGCGCGCACGGGCGTGGAGCGCGGGCTGATCCTCGCCCGGTCGGCGAGCGTCGCGCGCGACCTGGCGAACACGCCCCCGCGCCACCTGAGCGCGGAGAAGTTCGCCGAGGTCGTCGAGCGTCTCGCGCCCGAATTCGGGCTCGAGACCGAGGTGTTCGACCGCGCGCAGCTCATCGAGCTCGGCGCGGGCGGCCTGCTCGGCGTCAACGCGGGCAGCGTCGAGGAGCCCCGCATGATCAAGATCTCGTACCGCCCGGCCGACCCCGAGGGGCACCTCGCGCTCATCGGCAAGGGCATCATGTACGACTCGGGCGGCATCAGCCTGAAGCCGTCGAATGCGATGCACGCGGCGATGAAGTTCGACATGATGGGCGCCGGCTCCGTCTTCTCCTCGATGATCGCGCTGCGCGACCTCGGTGTGCAGACCGCCGTCACCGGGTGGCTCATGTGCACCGACAACATGCCCTCGGGGAGCGCCACCAAGCTCGGCGACGTGCTCACCATCCGCGGCGGCAAGACCGTCGAGGTCAAGAACACGGACGCGGAGGGCCGGCTGGTCATGGCCGACGGCCTCGTGCTCGCGACCGAGGATCGCACGATCGACGAGCGCCGGCCCGACGCCATCGTCGACATCGCCACGCTCACCGGTGCCGCGATGGCAGCGCTCGGCACCCGCACCGCCGCGATGCTCGCGAACGATGACGATGTCGCCGCGCAGCTGCAGGCGGCGGCGGACGCGACCGACGAGAACATCTGGCGCTTCCCGCTCGACCACCGCTACCGCGAGCAGCTCAAGTCGAACGTGGCCGACCTCTCGAACATCGGCGGCCAGTACGCCGGAGTGATCCTCGCGGGCCTCTTCCTGAACGAGTTCGTCGACGGCACCCCCTGGGGCCACCTCGACATCGCCGGCACGATGCAGTCGGAGAGCGACGATCTGTGGCGCTCGGTCGGCTCGACCGGCTTCGGCGCCCGGCTGCTCGCCGAGTACGCCGCCCACTTCACCCCGTCGGCAGCCGACCGCGAAGGAGCATGA
- a CDS encoding M18 family aminopeptidase, with product MTPVSRSLLHDRDAYISAFGDFVSASPSSYHAAGAVCETLSKAGFAEHDETAAWSPLEASGRGFVRRDGAVIAWRAGAEIDATSPVRVLGAHTDSPGFVVKPRPDFESDGWAQVGVEIYGGPLLTSWLDRDLGFAGRIVTRDGAEHLVRTGAVARIPQLAIHLDRDANKSLTLDRQRHTQPVIGLAGEELSVLALLVRELGGGRTGSGRGRAAARSAARAALTPEDLAGIDVRLYDTQAPQRIGANGELFASPRLDNLSSTYAGLAALLDTEPHPGTISMIAAFDHEELGSNTRSGAAGPFLSDVLDRLRAGLGASAEDAARALAGSWCLSADAGHSVHPNYSEKHDPRVRPLAGRGPMLKINANQRYASDAHGAALWSRLGSAAEVPTQEFVSNNTVPCGSTIGPITATRLGIRTVDVGVPLLSMHSARELAHVDDLFGLAKITGAFFATA from the coding sequence ATGACCCCGGTGTCCCGTTCACTGCTGCACGATCGCGACGCGTACATCAGCGCGTTCGGCGACTTCGTCTCGGCCTCGCCGAGCTCCTATCACGCCGCCGGGGCCGTCTGCGAGACGCTCTCGAAGGCGGGGTTCGCGGAGCACGACGAGACGGCCGCGTGGTCGCCGCTCGAAGCCTCGGGGCGCGGGTTCGTGCGCCGCGACGGAGCGGTGATCGCCTGGCGCGCGGGTGCCGAGATCGACGCGACCAGCCCCGTGCGCGTGCTCGGCGCGCACACCGACTCGCCCGGTTTCGTGGTGAAGCCGCGACCCGACTTCGAATCCGACGGCTGGGCCCAGGTCGGCGTCGAGATCTACGGCGGCCCCCTGCTGACCTCCTGGCTCGACCGTGATCTCGGCTTCGCGGGCCGTATCGTGACGCGCGACGGCGCGGAGCACCTCGTGCGCACCGGAGCGGTGGCGCGCATCCCGCAGCTCGCCATCCACCTCGATCGCGACGCCAACAAGAGCCTCACCCTCGACCGGCAGCGGCACACCCAGCCGGTCATCGGGCTCGCGGGGGAGGAGCTGTCGGTGCTGGCGCTGCTCGTGCGCGAGCTCGGGGGCGGCCGCACCGGCTCGGGCCGGGGCCGCGCCGCGGCGCGCTCGGCGGCGCGCGCAGCGCTCACCCCCGAAGACCTCGCCGGCATCGACGTGCGCCTCTACGACACGCAGGCCCCGCAGCGCATCGGGGCGAACGGCGAGCTGTTCGCCTCGCCGAGGCTCGACAACCTGAGCTCCACGTACGCGGGCCTGGCGGCGCTGCTCGACACCGAGCCGCACCCGGGCACCATCTCGATGATCGCCGCGTTCGACCACGAGGAGCTCGGATCGAACACGCGCTCGGGCGCGGCAGGGCCCTTCCTCTCCGACGTGCTCGACCGGCTCCGCGCCGGGCTCGGCGCCTCGGCGGAGGACGCCGCCCGCGCGCTCGCGGGCTCCTGGTGCCTCTCGGCAGACGCCGGCCACTCGGTGCACCCGAACTACTCCGAGAAGCACGACCCGAGAGTGCGGCCGCTCGCGGGCCGCGGCCCGATGCTCAAGATCAACGCGAACCAGCGGTACGCGAGCGACGCCCACGGCGCGGCGCTCTGGAGCCGGCTGGGGTCGGCCGCCGAAGTGCCGACCCAGGAGTTCGTGTCGAACAACACCGTGCCCTGCGGGTCGACGATCGGCCCGATCACCGCGACCCGGCTCGGCATCCGCACCGTCGACGTCGGGGTGCCGCTGCTCTCGATGCACTCCGCCCGCGAGCTCGCGCACGTCGACGACCTCTTCGGGCTCGCGAAGATCACGGGGGCGTTCTTCGCGACCGCGTGA
- a CDS encoding Lrp/AsnC family transcriptional regulator: MQPITRRTNAPRTPQGAADLDDFDASLIRALQADGRASIHDLAILLGASRDFVAQRLQLLTHGGGLRIVAALDPGFVGHHVLVHAKVEVDGPIAPIAEEVVQLPDAVFVSMTSGPLPLVFESRHGDSHELLEVLDHVRGLPTVRRVLVSTYVEVLKGFFVSHGQTDIVLDRIDYELIAVLQQDGRTSYRALADTVHLSPSSTRARVQRLIDAGVIRIAAIKSGSFSRNRLAIGVGITIDGSPEPIRRFIMESPYIDFAVRSHGSFDFIATLVSASSAHLLPVMDAMRGLPGVSALESWTHYDIVKEDYARTLGRVLVRE, from the coding sequence ATGCAGCCCATCACCCGCCGCACGAACGCCCCGCGCACGCCGCAGGGCGCGGCCGACCTCGACGACTTCGACGCCTCGCTCATCCGGGCGCTGCAGGCGGACGGGCGCGCCAGCATCCACGATCTCGCGATCCTGCTCGGGGCGAGCCGCGACTTCGTCGCGCAGCGACTGCAACTGCTCACGCACGGCGGGGGGCTGCGCATCGTGGCGGCGCTCGACCCCGGATTCGTCGGGCATCACGTGCTCGTGCACGCGAAGGTCGAGGTCGACGGGCCCATCGCCCCGATCGCGGAGGAGGTCGTGCAGCTGCCCGACGCCGTCTTCGTCTCCATGACCAGCGGGCCGCTGCCGCTCGTCTTCGAGTCCCGGCACGGCGACAGCCACGAGCTGCTCGAGGTGCTGGACCACGTGCGCGGTCTGCCGACGGTGCGCCGCGTGCTGGTCTCCACCTACGTCGAAGTGCTCAAGGGGTTCTTCGTCTCGCACGGGCAGACCGACATCGTGCTCGACCGCATCGACTACGAGCTGATCGCCGTGCTGCAGCAGGACGGGCGCACGAGCTACCGCGCGCTCGCCGACACCGTGCACCTCTCGCCGTCGTCGACCCGCGCGCGCGTGCAGCGCCTGATCGACGCCGGCGTCATCCGCATCGCCGCCATCAAGTCGGGGAGCTTCTCACGCAATCGGCTCGCGATCGGGGTCGGCATCACCATCGACGGCTCCCCCGAGCCGATCCGCCGCTTCATCATGGAGTCGCCGTACATCGACTTCGCGGTGCGCTCGCACGGCAGCTTCGACTTCATCGCGACGCTCGTCTCGGCGTCCTCGGCGCATCTGCTGCCCGTGATGGACGCGATGCGGGGGCTGCCGGGGGTGAGCGCGCTCGAGTCGTGGACGCACTACGACATCGTCAAGGAGGATTACGCGCGCACGCTCGGCAGGGTGCTCGTGCGGGAGTGA
- a CDS encoding MFS transporter, with translation MSTATAPANTHRRALKSGFAAAVGTTIEWYDFYVYATAAAIVFPVVFFPELDRGLGTLASFGTYAVAYFARPLGGIIFGHIGDKLGRKPALTITLLLMGIATTLVGVLPTYETIGIWGPILLIVLRIAQGLAVGGEWGGASLMAVESAPPKFKVFYGGFTQLGNPLGALLSTGAFWVLALMGDDVLLTWGWRIPFLFSIVLIGVGFWVRYRVEETPVFEAKIEGHEQSTPILFALRNNWWPMLLGFGIIAMSSGGYVLATTFVQSYATSPDIGLDADIILGAMTVAAFVETLVTLPLALLGDKVGAKTIMILGSGLSLVAVIPLVLFIDAHNVAMIYLFVSVLRLTLSGAWAPLSTLMAQMFRPQARYTSMSLSYGIGAAVWGGLSPAIATGLLVATGNFWSVIAFFGLLAVLAILGSALAPQHSDTAPATGSLKARLDTTAVPTSGRAANRK, from the coding sequence ATGTCCACCGCAACCGCGCCGGCGAACACGCACCGCCGCGCGCTCAAGTCCGGCTTCGCCGCCGCCGTCGGCACCACCATCGAGTGGTACGACTTCTACGTCTACGCGACCGCCGCCGCCATCGTCTTCCCCGTCGTCTTCTTCCCCGAACTCGACCGGGGCCTCGGCACGCTCGCCTCGTTCGGCACTTACGCCGTCGCCTACTTCGCCCGCCCGCTCGGCGGCATCATCTTCGGGCACATCGGCGACAAGCTCGGCCGCAAGCCCGCGCTTACCATCACCCTGCTCCTCATGGGCATCGCCACGACGCTCGTCGGCGTGCTGCCCACCTATGAGACGATCGGCATCTGGGGGCCGATCCTGCTCATCGTGCTGCGCATCGCGCAGGGCCTCGCAGTTGGCGGCGAATGGGGCGGCGCAAGCCTCATGGCGGTCGAGAGCGCGCCGCCGAAGTTCAAGGTCTTCTACGGCGGCTTCACGCAGCTCGGCAATCCGCTCGGCGCGCTCCTGTCGACCGGCGCCTTCTGGGTGCTCGCCCTCATGGGCGACGACGTGCTGCTCACCTGGGGCTGGCGCATCCCGTTCCTGTTCAGCATCGTGCTCATCGGCGTCGGCTTCTGGGTGCGGTACCGCGTCGAGGAGACGCCGGTCTTCGAGGCCAAGATCGAGGGCCACGAGCAGTCGACGCCGATCCTCTTCGCACTCCGCAACAACTGGTGGCCCATGCTGCTCGGCTTCGGCATCATCGCGATGTCCTCCGGCGGCTACGTGCTCGCGACCACGTTCGTGCAGAGCTACGCGACCAGCCCCGACATCGGTCTCGACGCCGACATCATCCTCGGCGCGATGACGGTCGCGGCCTTCGTCGAGACGCTCGTCACGCTGCCCCTCGCGCTGCTGGGCGACAAGGTCGGCGCGAAGACGATCATGATCCTCGGGTCGGGCCTCTCGCTCGTCGCCGTGATCCCGCTCGTGCTCTTCATCGACGCGCACAACGTGGCCATGATCTACCTCTTCGTCTCCGTGCTGCGCCTCACGCTGAGCGGCGCCTGGGCCCCGCTCTCGACGCTCATGGCTCAGATGTTCCGCCCGCAGGCGCGCTACACCTCCATGTCGCTCTCCTACGGCATCGGCGCAGCGGTGTGGGGCGGCCTGTCGCCCGCGATCGCCACCGGCCTGCTCGTCGCGACCGGCAACTTCTGGTCGGTCATCGCGTTCTTCGGGCTGCTCGCCGTGCTCGCGATCCTCGGCAGCGCCCTGGCCCCGCAGCACTCCGACACGGCTCCCGCGACGGGCTCCCTCAAAGCCCGCCTCGACACGACCGCCGTTCCCACCTCCGGCCGCGCGGCCAACCGGAAATAA
- a CDS encoding amidohydrolase, translated as MRQLATYDARDSIPTIVTAQRILTVDADQPEAEAFLSAGGRILAVGSIADVEAAAAAAGLDPARADYPEATIVPGFIDPHAHPLMYGQMLTWIDISPAQAGSIPEIVELMRAGAERLPAGAPIRGYGYEQRNLAERRHPTRQELDEIATDREVYIMNASGHGGVVNTYTFEKFGITRDTPNPEGGEFFRDADGELTGELSDAACNVLTGLHGVKIGHHGPNFHLGDEPAEHQRQLDLVQREFLRGGVTAIGDAQVSKREFAAYLEAADRGALDMRVSMYFLSHLLDQVLDIGLTGPFGNPFLAATGIKLYADGTLGGWTAYFPEGYVGDPCRTGQLYHEPREYTELVSKAHAAGLQTATHAQSPTAIKLVVDAIEQALIERPDADARHRIEHCGLPTPEEITRMAELGIRPVNQTQHYYNWGEGVEQAIGTPGERFNPLGEFIEAGVPVTISSDAPVAEPRPLEAIQAAVTRVTRRGAQLGPDSLRISPEAALRGHTLEGAITLGRENELGSITVGKRADFVVLGANPLEVDGADIARIAVRETWVDGSRRFAADEVR; from the coding sequence GTGCGACAGCTCGCCACCTACGACGCCCGCGACTCGATCCCGACGATCGTGACCGCGCAGCGCATCCTCACCGTCGATGCCGACCAGCCGGAGGCCGAGGCGTTCCTCAGCGCCGGCGGCCGCATCCTCGCCGTGGGCAGTATCGCGGACGTCGAGGCGGCGGCTGCCGCGGCGGGCCTCGACCCCGCCCGCGCCGACTACCCCGAGGCCACGATCGTGCCCGGGTTCATCGACCCGCACGCCCACCCGCTCATGTACGGGCAGATGCTCACCTGGATCGACATCTCGCCCGCGCAGGCGGGGTCGATCCCTGAGATCGTCGAGCTCATGCGCGCCGGCGCCGAGCGGCTGCCGGCCGGCGCCCCCATCCGCGGCTACGGCTACGAGCAGCGCAACCTCGCCGAGCGCCGGCACCCGACGCGCCAGGAGCTCGACGAGATCGCGACGGATCGCGAGGTGTACATCATGAACGCCTCCGGGCACGGCGGCGTGGTGAACACGTACACCTTCGAGAAGTTCGGCATCACCCGCGACACTCCGAACCCGGAGGGCGGCGAGTTCTTCCGCGACGCCGACGGCGAGCTCACGGGCGAGCTCTCCGACGCCGCGTGCAACGTGCTCACGGGCCTGCACGGCGTCAAGATTGGGCACCACGGGCCCAACTTCCACCTCGGCGACGAGCCGGCCGAGCATCAGCGGCAGCTCGACCTCGTGCAGCGCGAGTTCCTGCGCGGCGGCGTCACCGCGATCGGCGACGCGCAGGTGTCGAAGCGGGAGTTCGCCGCGTACCTGGAGGCCGCCGACCGCGGGGCGCTCGACATGCGCGTCTCGATGTACTTCCTGTCGCACCTGCTCGACCAGGTGCTCGACATCGGCCTCACCGGGCCGTTCGGCAACCCCTTCCTCGCCGCGACCGGCATCAAGCTGTACGCCGACGGCACGCTCGGCGGCTGGACCGCGTACTTCCCCGAGGGGTACGTCGGGGATCCCTGCCGCACGGGGCAGCTGTACCACGAGCCGCGCGAGTACACGGAACTCGTGAGCAAGGCGCACGCGGCGGGGCTGCAGACCGCCACGCACGCGCAGTCGCCGACCGCGATCAAGCTCGTGGTCGACGCGATCGAGCAGGCGCTCATCGAACGGCCCGACGCCGACGCGCGGCACCGCATCGAGCACTGCGGCCTGCCGACCCCCGAGGAGATCACGCGCATGGCCGAGCTCGGCATCCGGCCCGTCAACCAGACCCAGCACTACTACAACTGGGGCGAGGGCGTGGAGCAGGCCATCGGCACCCCGGGTGAGCGGTTCAACCCGCTGGGCGAGTTCATCGAGGCGGGCGTGCCCGTGACGATCTCCTCCGACGCCCCCGTCGCCGAGCCGCGCCCGCTCGAAGCGATCCAGGCCGCCGTGACCCGCGTCACGCGTCGCGGCGCGCAGCTCGGCCCCGACTCGCTCCGCATCAGCCCCGAGGCCGCCCTGCGCGGGCACACCCTCGAAGGCGCGATCACCCTCGGCCGGGAGAACGAGCTCGGGTCGATCACCGTCGGCAAGCGCGCCGACTTCGTGGTGCTCGGCGCGAACCCGCTCGAGGTCGACGGCGCCGACATCGCGCGGATCGCGGTGCGCGAGACCTGGGTCGACGGCAGTCGCCGCTTCGCAGCAGACGAGGTGCGCTGA